A region of the Cellulomonas sp. WB94 genome:
CGGCGCGCTCATCGGGGTACCGAGCCTCGGCAGCCTGTTCACAGACGGGTTCCAGCGCGGCATTCTGCCCGAGGTCGCGACCGGCATCATCGGGACCGTGCTCGTCGGCCTCCTGCTGGACGGCGCGTGCGCTCTGGTCGGACGCGCCCTGACCCGCTGGGACCGTGCGTGGTCCGACCCACGCGAGCGCCCCCGAACGGCGGCGGCCGCATGAACCTCCTGCACGATGCCTTCCTGTGGCTATCCGACGCGAGCCACTGGTCCGGTCCGGACTCGATCCCCTTGCGGGCCGGCCAGCACCTGGCTCTGACCGCCGTCGTCCTTGTCGCCGCGTCCCTGATCGCCGTCCCGGCCAGCGTCCTTGTCGGCCACACCCGACGCGGACAGCTGGTGACGGTCGCACTCGCCGGTGCAGCCCGCGCTATCCCGACGCTCGGGCTGCTGACCCTGCTCGGCCTCATCGTCGGCATCGGTGCGCGCGCCCCGATACTGGCGCTCGTCGTCCTGGCGGTTCCTTCCCTCCTCGCCGGCTGCGCCGCGGGGGTGCGGGGCGTCGACCCGACGACCGTCGACGCCGCGCGCGCCACG
Encoded here:
- a CDS encoding ABC transporter permease; its protein translation is MNLLHDAFLWLSDASHWSGPDSIPLRAGQHLALTAVVLVAASLIAVPASVLVGHTRRGQLVTVALAGAARAIPTLGLLTLLGLIVGIGARAPILALVVLAVPSLLAGCAAGVRGVDPTTVDAARATGLTELQLVRQVELPLAAPVIVGALRAATLQVVATATLAAYVADLGLGRYLFTGLKSRDYGQMLGGAVIVATLALVLELALAALHRASARRTQPVEPAQPARESRRHPRFPTTEGHR